In one Aromatoleum aromaticum EbN1 genomic region, the following are encoded:
- a CDS encoding FAD-binding oxidoreductase, translated as MNLPHAPAARQPLPAAFAGELGARFGTRFSTADAVRAHHGHDESHFPDMLPDAVVWPHDTAEVVAIVDACRRHRVPIVPFGAGSSLEGHILPLHGGISVDFSEMNKVLAVHGEDMDAVVQPGITRKQLNAALHGSGLFFPVDPGADASLGGMAATRASGTNAVRYGTMRDNVLGMEVVLADGRVIRTGGRARKSSSGYDLTRLMIGSEGTLGLITELIVRLHPLPEAVSAAVCAFPDVGSAVRTVIQTIQLGVPVARIELLDELTVQAINRYSKTTLRESPMLFFEFHGSKASVEEQAQMVQEIARDNGGQDFDWATHPEDRTRLWAARHDVYFSCIALRPGCRGLTTDVCVPISRLADCIAGAREDIAASGLIAPIVGHVGDGNFHTVVLVDPDDDAEILRAEALNRRIVERALAMGGTCTGEHGIGFGKQDFLVAEHGRDAVDAMRALKRALDPDGLLNPGKIVPAG; from the coding sequence ATGAACCTGCCCCACGCTCCGGCCGCCCGCCAGCCGTTGCCCGCCGCATTCGCCGGCGAGCTCGGCGCGCGTTTCGGTACGCGTTTTTCGACCGCCGACGCGGTGCGCGCGCATCACGGCCACGACGAATCGCATTTCCCGGACATGCTGCCCGATGCCGTCGTCTGGCCTCATGACACGGCCGAAGTCGTTGCGATCGTCGACGCCTGCCGCAGACATCGCGTGCCGATCGTTCCGTTCGGCGCCGGCAGCTCGCTCGAGGGACACATCCTGCCGCTTCATGGCGGCATCAGCGTCGATTTCTCCGAAATGAACAAGGTACTCGCAGTACATGGCGAAGACATGGACGCGGTCGTTCAGCCGGGAATCACGCGCAAGCAGCTCAACGCCGCGCTGCACGGCAGCGGACTCTTCTTTCCGGTCGATCCGGGAGCGGACGCGAGCCTCGGCGGGATGGCCGCGACGCGGGCGTCGGGAACCAATGCGGTGCGCTACGGGACGATGCGCGACAACGTTCTCGGCATGGAGGTGGTGCTTGCCGACGGGCGCGTCATACGCACCGGCGGACGCGCGCGAAAATCGTCGTCCGGCTACGACCTGACGCGCCTGATGATCGGCTCCGAAGGCACGCTCGGGCTGATCACCGAACTGATCGTGCGGCTGCATCCGCTGCCCGAGGCGGTGTCGGCAGCGGTTTGCGCGTTTCCGGACGTCGGCAGCGCGGTGCGCACCGTGATCCAGACGATCCAGCTCGGCGTGCCGGTCGCCCGCATCGAACTGCTCGACGAACTGACGGTGCAGGCGATCAACCGCTACAGCAAGACGACGCTGCGCGAGTCGCCGATGCTGTTCTTCGAGTTCCACGGATCAAAGGCGAGCGTCGAGGAGCAGGCGCAGATGGTCCAGGAAATCGCCCGTGACAACGGCGGCCAGGATTTCGACTGGGCGACGCATCCGGAGGACCGCACCCGACTGTGGGCGGCGCGCCACGACGTCTATTTCTCGTGCATCGCGCTGCGCCCGGGCTGCCGTGGGCTGACGACCGACGTGTGCGTGCCGATCTCGCGGCTCGCCGACTGCATCGCCGGCGCACGCGAGGATATCGCCGCGAGCGGGCTGATCGCGCCGATCGTCGGCCACGTCGGGGATGGCAACTTTCATACCGTCGTCCTCGTCGACCCGGACGACGACGCGGAGATCCTGCGCGCCGAGGCGCTCAACCGCAGGATCGTCGAGCGCGCGCTGGCGATGGGCGGCACGTGCACCGGCGAGCACGGCATCGGCTTCGGCAAGCAGGATTTCCTCGTCGCCGAACATGGCCGCGACGCGGTCGATGCGATGCGCGCACTCAAGCGGGCCCTCGACCCGGACGGCCTGCTGAACCCGGGGAAAATCGTGCCCGCCGGATAA
- a CDS encoding Lrp/AsnC family transcriptional regulator, which translates to MNESIDRTDLRILELLQRDGRLSNADLAQQVALSPSPCLRRVRQLEQSGVIRGYAALLDSRRLGLGLQAFVTVTLEKRRDTPMHAFHAAVQSAPEVLSCFALTGEMDYLLHVVAEDLEHFSRFLMDRLLKLDGIANVKSSFVLQSIKNTTEMPLAQIAR; encoded by the coding sequence ATGAACGAATCGATCGACCGGACCGACCTGCGCATTCTCGAGCTGCTGCAGCGCGACGGGCGCCTTTCGAACGCCGACCTGGCGCAACAGGTAGCGCTGTCGCCGTCGCCGTGCCTGCGGCGCGTGCGCCAGCTCGAGCAGTCGGGTGTGATCCGCGGCTATGCCGCGCTGCTCGACTCACGGCGCCTCGGGCTGGGCCTGCAGGCCTTCGTCACGGTGACGCTCGAGAAACGGCGCGACACGCCGATGCATGCGTTTCATGCTGCCGTGCAGTCCGCGCCCGAAGTGCTGTCGTGCTTCGCACTGACCGGCGAGATGGATTACCTGCTGCACGTCGTTGCCGAGGATCTGGAGCATTTTTCGCGTTTTCTGATGGACCGCCTGCTCAAGCTCGACGGCATCGCGAACGTGAAATCCTCGTTCGTGCTCCAGTCGATCAAGAACACGACCGAGATGCCGCTCGCGCAGATCGCGCGCTGA
- the tuf gene encoding elongation factor Tu, which yields MAKGKFERTKPHVNVGTIGHVDHGKTTLTAAITTILSKKFGGEAKAYDQIDAAPEEKARGITINTAHVEYETANRHYAHVDCPGHADYVKNMITGAAQMDGAILVCSAADGPMPQTREHILLARQVGVPYIIVFLNKCDMVDDEELLELVEMEVRELLSKYDFPGDDVPIIKGSALKALEGDQSDIGEPAIFRLAEALDSYIPTPERAIDRPFLLPIEDVFSISGRGTVVTGRVERGIVKVGEEVEIVGIKATVKTTCTGVEMFRKLLDQGQAGDNVGVLLRGTKREDVERGQVLCKPGSIKPHTHFTGEVYVLSKEEGGRHTPFFNNYRPQFYFRTTDVTGSIELPEGTEMVMPGDNVSITVKLMAPIAMEEGLRFAIREGGRTVGAGVVAKIIE from the coding sequence ATGGCGAAAGGCAAGTTTGAGCGGACGAAACCGCACGTAAACGTCGGGACGATCGGTCACGTCGACCACGGCAAGACCACCCTGACGGCGGCGATCACGACGATCCTGTCGAAGAAGTTCGGCGGCGAGGCGAAAGCCTACGACCAGATCGACGCGGCGCCCGAAGAGAAAGCGCGCGGCATCACGATCAACACCGCTCACGTCGAGTACGAGACGGCCAACCGTCACTACGCGCACGTCGACTGCCCGGGTCACGCCGACTACGTGAAGAACATGATCACCGGTGCCGCGCAGATGGACGGCGCGATCCTGGTGTGCTCGGCTGCCGACGGCCCGATGCCGCAGACGCGCGAGCACATCCTGCTCGCGCGCCAGGTCGGCGTGCCGTACATCATCGTGTTCCTGAACAAGTGCGACATGGTCGACGACGAAGAGCTCTTGGAGCTCGTCGAGATGGAAGTGCGCGAGCTGCTGTCGAAGTACGACTTCCCGGGCGACGATGTGCCGATCATCAAGGGCTCGGCGCTCAAGGCGCTCGAAGGCGACCAGAGCGACATCGGCGAGCCGGCGATCTTCCGCCTGGCCGAAGCGCTCGACAGCTACATCCCGACTCCGGAGCGCGCGATCGACCGCCCGTTCCTGCTGCCGATCGAAGACGTGTTCTCGATCTCGGGCCGCGGCACGGTGGTGACCGGCCGCGTCGAGCGCGGCATCGTCAAGGTCGGCGAGGAAGTCGAGATCGTCGGCATCAAGGCGACGGTCAAGACCACCTGCACCGGCGTCGAGATGTTCCGCAAGCTGCTCGACCAGGGCCAGGCGGGCGACAACGTCGGCGTGCTGCTGCGCGGCACCAAGCGCGAGGACGTCGAGCGCGGCCAGGTGCTGTGCAAGCCCGGTTCGATCAAGCCGCACACGCATTTCACCGGTGAAGTGTACGTGCTGTCGAAGGAAGAAGGCGGGCGCCACACGCCGTTCTTCAACAACTATCGTCCGCAGTTCTACTTCCGCACGACCGACGTGACCGGTTCGATCGAGCTGCCCGAAGGCACCGAGATGGTCATGCCGGGCGACAACGTGTCGATCACCGTCAAGCTGATGGCGCCGATCGCGATGGAAGAAGGCCTGCGGTTCGCGATCCGCGAAGGCGGTCGTACCGTCGGCGCCGGGGTCGTCGCCAAGATCATCGAGTAA
- the secE gene encoding preprotein translocase subunit SecE translates to MADKLKVALALALIAAGVVGFYLLSEQALVLRVLSVLAGVAAGVAVAWQSEPGRRFVAFARESITETKKVVWPSRKETVQTTGLVFAFVVVMAVFLWVTDKSLEWVLYDLILGWK, encoded by the coding sequence ATGGCCGATAAGTTGAAGGTTGCGCTGGCTCTCGCGCTGATTGCGGCCGGTGTGGTCGGCTTTTACCTGCTTTCCGAGCAGGCGCTGGTTCTCCGCGTGCTGTCGGTTCTCGCCGGAGTCGCTGCCGGCGTGGCGGTCGCCTGGCAGTCCGAGCCGGGGCGGCGTTTTGTCGCGTTCGCGCGCGAGTCGATCACCGAAACCAAGAAAGTCGTCTGGCCGTCGCGCAAGGAAACGGTGCAGACCACGGGTCTGGTGTTCGCCTTCGTTGTCGTGATGGCGGTTTTTTTGTGGGTCACGGATAAGAGTCTGGAATGGGTGCTGTACGACCTGATCCTGGGGTGGAAGTAA
- the nusG gene encoding transcription termination/antitermination protein NusG, with product MTKRWYVVHAYSGFEKSVQRALVDRINRSGMQDFFGQILVPVEEVVEMKSGQKSISERKFFPGYVLVEMEMNDESWHLVKSTPKVTGFVGGTANKPSPISEKEVEKIMQQMQEGVEKPRPKVLWELGEVVRVKEGPFTDFHGAVEDVNYDKSKLRVSVTIFGRATPVELDFSQVEKT from the coding sequence ATGACGAAGCGCTGGTACGTGGTACATGCCTATTCGGGCTTCGAGAAGTCCGTCCAACGCGCCTTGGTGGATCGGATCAATCGCTCCGGAATGCAGGATTTTTTCGGTCAGATTCTAGTGCCGGTCGAAGAAGTCGTCGAAATGAAGAGCGGCCAGAAGAGCATTTCCGAGCGGAAATTCTTCCCCGGCTACGTCCTCGTCGAAATGGAAATGAACGACGAGAGCTGGCACCTCGTGAAGTCGACGCCAAAAGTCACCGGTTTCGTCGGCGGCACGGCAAACAAACCGTCCCCGATTTCCGAAAAGGAAGTCGAGAAAATCATGCAGCAGATGCAGGAAGGCGTGGAGAAACCGCGCCCGAAAGTGCTGTGGGAACTGGGCGAAGTCGTGCGCGTCAAGGAAGGCCCGTTCACCGATTTCCACGGCGCGGTGGAAGACGTTAATTACGACAAGAGCAAGCTGCGGGTGTCCGTGACGATTTTCGGTCGTGCGACGCCTGTCGAACTGGATTTCAGTCAGGTCGAAAAGACCTGA
- the rplK gene encoding 50S ribosomal protein L11 gives MAKKITGYIKLQVPAGKANPSPPIGPALGQRGLNIMEFCKAFNARTQGLEPGLPIPVVITAFADKSFTFIMKTPPATILIKKAAKITKGSPKPHTDKVGSITRAQVEEIAKTKMADLTAADMEAAVRTIAGSARSMGITVEGL, from the coding sequence ATGGCGAAGAAAATCACCGGCTATATCAAGCTGCAGGTGCCAGCTGGTAAAGCCAACCCCAGCCCCCCGATCGGTCCCGCACTCGGTCAGCGCGGCCTGAACATCATGGAATTCTGCAAGGCGTTCAACGCCCGGACCCAGGGGCTCGAGCCCGGTCTGCCGATTCCGGTGGTGATCACGGCGTTCGCCGACAAGTCCTTCACCTTCATCATGAAGACGCCGCCGGCGACGATCCTGATCAAGAAGGCTGCGAAGATCACGAAGGGTTCGCCGAAGCCGCACACCGACAAGGTCGGTTCGATCACGCGCGCCCAGGTCGAGGAAATCGCCAAGACCAAGATGGCCGATCTGACTGCTGCCGACATGGAAGCCGCGGTGCGCACCATCGCCGGTTCCGCCCGCAGCATGGGCATCACCGTGGAGGGGCTGTAA
- the rplA gene encoding 50S ribosomal protein L1, protein MTKLSKRVQALRTKVDRNRTYPVTEALALVKECATAKFDESIDIAVNLGIDARKSDQLVRGSVVLPAGTGKSVRVAVFAQGDKAEAARAAGADVVGFEDLAEQVKAGNIDFDLCIATPDAMRVVGQLGQILGPRGLMPNPKVGTVTMDVTTAVKNAKAGQVQYRTDKGGIIHATIGRASFSTEALQQNLGALVDALVKAKPAASKGIYLRRVALSSTMGSGVRVEPSSINAA, encoded by the coding sequence ATGACGAAGCTTTCCAAGCGTGTTCAGGCGCTGCGCACCAAAGTTGACCGCAACCGCACTTATCCCGTGACCGAAGCACTGGCGCTGGTCAAGGAATGCGCGACGGCCAAGTTCGACGAGTCGATCGACATCGCCGTGAACCTCGGCATCGATGCGCGCAAGTCGGACCAGCTGGTGCGCGGTTCCGTCGTGCTGCCCGCCGGTACCGGCAAGAGCGTCCGCGTCGCGGTCTTCGCGCAGGGCGACAAGGCTGAAGCGGCACGTGCAGCGGGAGCCGACGTGGTCGGTTTCGAAGATCTCGCCGAGCAGGTCAAGGCCGGCAACATCGATTTCGATCTGTGCATCGCCACGCCGGACGCAATGCGCGTCGTCGGCCAGCTGGGCCAGATTCTCGGCCCGCGCGGGCTGATGCCGAACCCGAAAGTGGGAACCGTGACGATGGACGTGACGACCGCGGTGAAGAACGCCAAAGCCGGTCAGGTGCAGTACCGCACCGACAAGGGCGGCATCATCCACGCGACGATCGGCCGGGCATCGTTCAGCACCGAAGCCCTGCAGCAGAACCTCGGCGCGTTGGTCGATGCACTCGTGAAAGCCAAGCCGGCCGCGTCGAAAGGTATTTACCTGCGTCGGGTGGCGCTGTCGAGCACGATGGGTTCGGGCGTTCGCGTCGAGCCGTCGAGCATCAACGCCGCCTGA
- the rplJ gene encoding 50S ribosomal protein L10 produces MGLNLDDKKAVVAEVSAQVANAQTIAVAEYRGIAVGDLTGLRAKARESGVYLRVLKNTLVRRAIAETPFAGLSDQLVGPLIYGISEDPVAAAKVLNDFAKGNDKLVLKAGSYAGNTLDKAGVQALASIPSREELLARLLGVMQAPVTGFACTLAALAKKREEEVAA; encoded by the coding sequence GTGGGTCTCAATCTCGATGACAAGAAAGCCGTAGTGGCAGAGGTGTCGGCACAAGTGGCCAACGCACAGACCATCGCGGTGGCCGAGTATCGCGGCATAGCGGTGGGCGATCTCACCGGGCTGCGTGCCAAGGCCCGCGAATCTGGCGTTTACCTGCGTGTGTTGAAAAACACACTGGTACGCCGCGCGATCGCCGAAACGCCGTTTGCCGGGCTGTCGGACCAGCTGGTCGGTCCGCTGATCTATGGTATTTCGGAAGATCCGGTCGCTGCAGCCAAGGTGCTCAACGACTTTGCGAAGGGTAACGACAAGCTGGTGCTGAAAGCCGGTTCCTATGCGGGCAATACGCTCGACAAGGCCGGCGTGCAGGCGCTCGCATCGATCCCGAGTCGCGAAGAGTTGCTCGCCAGGCTGTTGGGCGTGATGCAGGCGCCGGTGACCGGTTTCGCTTGCACGCTGGCTGCCCTCGCGAAGAAACGCGAGGAAGAAGTGGCTGCCTGA
- the rplL gene encoding 50S ribosomal protein L7/L12, with protein sequence MSKEDILEAVGSMTVMELNDLVKAFEEKFGVSAASMAVAAPGAGAAAAPVEEKTEFDVILLAAGEKKVEAIKVVRAATGLGLKEAKDLVDGAPKAVKEGISKADAEAIKKQLEDAGAKVEIK encoded by the coding sequence ATCAGCAAAGAAGACATCCTCGAAGCCGTCGGCTCGATGACAGTGATGGAACTGAACGACCTGGTCAAGGCGTTCGAAGAGAAGTTCGGCGTTTCCGCTGCCTCGATGGCCGTGGCCGCTCCGGGTGCCGGCGCTGCCGCTGCCCCGGTCGAGGAAAAGACCGAGTTCGACGTGATCCTGCTTGCCGCGGGCGAGAAGAAGGTCGAGGCGATCAAGGTCGTCCGTGCCGCCACCGGCCTGGGCCTGAAGGAAGCGAAGGACCTCGTCGACGGCGCGCCGAAGGCCGTCAAGGAAGGCATCTCGAAGGCCGACGCCGAAGCGATCAAGAAGCAGCTGGAAGACGCCGGCGCCAAGGTCGAGATCAAGTAA
- the rpoB gene encoding DNA-directed RNA polymerase subunit beta, with product MAYSYTEKKRIRKSFAKRAAVLNVPFLLATQIESFASFLQADTPPPSRLNHGLQAAFTSIFPISSHSGNARLEFVQYMLGEPAFDVKECQQRGLTFASPLRARVRLVILDRDAPKETVKEVKEQEVYMGEIPLMTTTGSFVINGTERVIVSQLHRSPGVFFEHDRGKTHSSGKLLFSARIIPYRGSWLDFEFDPKDALYFRVDRRRKMPATILLRAIGMGPEEILATFHDFDAFHLRGNEAAFELVPDRLRGDVAKFDITDGAGNVIVARDKRITAKHIRELDQAGVKMISVPDEFLLGRIIARNIVDAETGEIVARANDEITEDLLDKLRDAGVKDLETLYVNDLDRGAYISQTLRIDETADQWAARVAIYRMMRPGEPPTEDAVEALFQGLFYSEERYDLSSVGRMKFNRRAYPEKIEDKAPSWLKRFYETVGPRGEEGPATLSNEDILAVIGVLVELRNGRGEIDDIDHLGNRRVRSVGELAENQFRAGLVRVERAVKERLSQAESDNLMPHDLINAKPISAAIKEFFGSSQLSQFMDQTNPLSEITHKRRVSALGPGGLTRERAGFEVRDVHPTHYGRVCPIETPEGPNIGLINSLAVYAQTNRHGFLETPYRKVVDSKVTDQIDFLSAIEEGQYVIAQANAEIDADGMLEGDLVSCRHKGEFALSTADQVQYMDVAPGQIVSVAASLIPFLEHDDANRALMGANMQRQAVPCLRPEKPLVGTGIERTVAVDSGTAVQAMRGGIVDYVDANRIVVRVNDDETLAGEVGVDIYNMIKYTRSNQNTNINQRPVVKVGDHIGKGDVIADGASTDLGELALGQNMLVAFMPWNGYNFEDSILISERVVAEDRFTSIHIEELTVVARDTKLGPEEITRDIASLGEAQLSRLDESGIVYIGAEVDAGDVLVGKVTPKGETQLTPEEKLLRAIFGEKASDVKDTSLRVSSGMNGTVIDVQVFTREGIERDKRAQSIIDDMLRSFKTDLADQMRIVERDAFARIRRLIVGQKANGGPKKLLKGTAITGEYLDSLEFYHWFDIRMADEELAAQLEAIREGLEKTRKDFDQAFEIKKKKLTQGDELPPGVQKMVKVYLAVKRRLQPGDKMAGRHGNKGVVSRIVPIEDMPHMADGTPVDIVLNPLGVPSRMNIGQILETHLGWASKALGNKIGTMLRANAAAAEVRELLEHIYNDNGRPEDMGSLKDDEVIELASNLSKGVPFATPVFDGAKEEEIEAMFELAGLQPGGQVTLYDGRTGDAFDRQVTVGYKHVLKLHHLVDDKMHARSTGPYSLVTQQPLGGKAQFGGQRFGEMEVWALEAYGAAYTLQEMLTVKSDDVTGRTKVYESIVKGEHKIDAGMPESFNVLVKEIRSLAIDIDLDTY from the coding sequence ATGGCGTATTCCTACACCGAAAAGAAACGTATCCGCAAGAGCTTCGCCAAGCGCGCGGCAGTGTTGAACGTACCTTTCCTGCTCGCAACCCAGATCGAATCGTTCGCCTCTTTCCTGCAGGCCGATACGCCTCCTCCGTCGCGCCTGAACCATGGCCTGCAGGCCGCGTTCACGTCGATCTTTCCGATTTCCAGCCACAGCGGCAACGCGCGGCTGGAATTCGTACAGTACATGCTCGGCGAACCTGCTTTCGACGTCAAGGAGTGCCAGCAGCGCGGACTGACTTTTGCGTCGCCGTTGCGCGCGCGCGTGCGGCTGGTGATTCTCGATCGCGATGCGCCGAAGGAGACGGTCAAGGAGGTCAAGGAGCAGGAAGTGTACATGGGCGAGATCCCGCTCATGACCACCACCGGGTCGTTCGTCATCAACGGGACGGAGCGTGTCATCGTCTCGCAGCTGCACCGCTCGCCCGGCGTGTTCTTCGAGCACGACCGCGGCAAGACGCACTCGTCGGGCAAGCTGCTGTTCTCGGCGCGCATCATCCCGTATCGCGGTTCGTGGCTCGATTTCGAGTTCGATCCGAAGGATGCGCTGTACTTCCGCGTCGACCGCCGCCGCAAGATGCCGGCGACGATCCTGCTGCGCGCGATCGGCATGGGGCCGGAGGAAATCCTCGCGACCTTCCATGACTTCGACGCGTTCCACCTCAGGGGCAACGAGGCGGCGTTCGAACTGGTGCCCGATCGCCTGCGCGGCGATGTGGCGAAGTTCGACATCACCGACGGCGCCGGCAACGTGATCGTCGCGCGCGACAAGCGCATCACTGCCAAGCACATCCGCGAGCTCGACCAGGCGGGCGTGAAGATGATTTCCGTTCCCGACGAGTTCCTGCTCGGGCGCATCATCGCGCGCAACATCGTCGACGCCGAAACCGGCGAAATCGTCGCGCGGGCGAACGACGAGATCACCGAAGACTTGCTCGACAAGCTGCGCGACGCGGGCGTCAAGGACCTCGAGACGCTCTACGTCAACGATCTCGATCGCGGGGCGTACATCTCCCAGACGCTGCGCATCGACGAGACCGCTGACCAGTGGGCGGCGCGCGTCGCGATCTATCGCATGATGCGCCCCGGCGAACCGCCGACGGAAGACGCCGTCGAAGCCCTGTTCCAGGGTCTGTTCTATTCCGAGGAACGTTACGACCTGTCGTCCGTGGGCCGCATGAAGTTCAATCGCCGCGCCTATCCCGAGAAGATCGAGGACAAAGCGCCGAGCTGGCTGAAGCGCTTCTACGAGACCGTCGGTCCGCGTGGCGAGGAAGGGCCGGCGACGCTGTCGAACGAAGACATTCTCGCCGTCATCGGCGTGCTCGTCGAATTGCGCAACGGCCGCGGCGAGATCGACGACATCGACCACCTTGGTAACCGTCGTGTGCGTTCGGTCGGCGAGCTTGCGGAAAACCAGTTCCGCGCCGGTCTGGTGCGCGTCGAGCGCGCCGTCAAGGAGCGGTTGAGCCAGGCCGAGTCCGACAACCTGATGCCGCACGACCTGATCAACGCGAAGCCGATCTCGGCCGCGATCAAGGAGTTCTTCGGCTCGAGCCAGCTGTCGCAGTTCATGGACCAGACCAACCCGTTGTCCGAGATCACGCACAAGCGTCGCGTCTCGGCCCTCGGCCCGGGCGGCCTGACGCGCGAACGCGCTGGCTTCGAAGTCCGCGACGTGCATCCGACGCACTACGGCCGCGTGTGCCCGATCGAGACGCCGGAAGGTCCGAACATCGGCCTGATCAACTCGCTCGCCGTGTATGCGCAGACGAACCGCCACGGTTTTCTCGAAACGCCGTATCGCAAGGTCGTCGATAGCAAAGTCACCGACCAGATCGACTTCCTGTCGGCGATCGAGGAAGGCCAGTACGTGATCGCGCAGGCGAACGCCGAGATCGACGCCGACGGCATGCTGGAAGGCGACCTCGTGTCGTGCCGCCACAAAGGTGAGTTCGCGCTGTCGACTGCCGACCAGGTGCAGTACATGGACGTCGCGCCGGGCCAGATCGTGTCGGTCGCGGCATCCCTGATTCCGTTCCTCGAGCACGACGACGCGAACCGCGCGTTGATGGGCGCAAACATGCAGCGGCAGGCGGTGCCTTGCCTGCGACCCGAGAAGCCGCTCGTCGGCACCGGCATCGAGCGCACCGTCGCGGTCGACTCCGGTACTGCGGTGCAGGCGATGCGCGGTGGCATCGTTGACTATGTCGATGCGAACCGGATCGTGGTGCGGGTCAACGACGACGAAACTCTCGCGGGCGAAGTCGGCGTCGACATCTACAACATGATCAAGTACACGCGCTCGAACCAGAACACGAACATCAATCAGCGTCCAGTGGTCAAGGTCGGCGATCACATCGGCAAGGGCGACGTCATCGCCGACGGCGCGTCGACGGACCTCGGCGAGCTCGCGCTGGGCCAGAACATGCTGGTCGCGTTCATGCCGTGGAACGGCTACAACTTCGAGGACTCGATCCTGATCTCGGAGCGCGTCGTCGCCGAAGACCGCTTCACGTCGATCCATATCGAGGAGCTCACGGTCGTCGCGCGCGACACCAAGCTCGGGCCCGAGGAAATCACTCGCGACATCGCGTCCCTCGGCGAAGCGCAGCTGTCGCGCCTCGACGAATCGGGCATCGTCTATATCGGCGCGGAAGTCGACGCCGGCGACGTGCTCGTCGGCAAGGTCACGCCGAAAGGCGAGACCCAGCTGACGCCGGAAGAAAAGCTGCTGCGCGCGATCTTCGGCGAGAAGGCCTCCGACGTGAAGGACACGTCGCTGCGCGTGTCGTCGGGCATGAACGGCACGGTCATCGACGTGCAGGTGTTCACGCGTGAAGGGATCGAACGCGACAAGCGCGCGCAGAGCATCATCGACGACATGCTGCGCAGCTTCAAGACCGACCTCGCCGACCAGATGCGCATCGTCGAGCGCGACGCGTTCGCGCGGATCCGCCGCCTGATCGTCGGCCAGAAAGCCAACGGCGGGCCGAAGAAGCTCCTCAAGGGGACGGCGATCACCGGCGAGTATCTCGATTCGCTCGAGTTCTACCACTGGTTCGACATCCGCATGGCCGACGAGGAGCTCGCGGCGCAGCTCGAAGCGATCCGCGAGGGTCTGGAGAAGACGCGCAAGGACTTCGACCAGGCGTTCGAGATCAAGAAAAAGAAGCTCACGCAGGGCGACGAACTGCCGCCGGGCGTGCAGAAGATGGTCAAGGTCTATCTGGCGGTGAAGCGCCGCCTGCAGCCGGGCGACAAGATGGCCGGTCGGCACGGGAACAAGGGCGTGGTGTCGCGGATCGTACCGATCGAGGACATGCCGCACATGGCGGACGGCACGCCGGTCGACATCGTGCTCAATCCGCTCGGCGTGCCATCGCGGATGAACATCGGCCAGATCCTCGAAACCCATCTGGGCTGGGCATCGAAAGCGCTCGGCAACAAGATCGGTACGATGCTGCGGGCGAACGCAGCTGCCGCGGAGGTGCGCGAGCTACTCGAGCACATCTACAACGACAACGGCCGCCCGGAGGACATGGGGTCGCTGAAGGACGATGAAGTCATCGAGCTGGCCTCGAACCTCTCGAAAGGCGTGCCGTTCGCGACGCCGGTGTTCGACGGAGCCAAGGAAGAAGAGATCGAGGCGATGTTCGAGCTCGCCGGTCTGCAGCCAGGTGGCCAGGTCACGCTGTATGACGGGCGTACCGGCGATGCGTTCGACCGCCAGGTGACGGTCGGCTACAAGCACGTGTTGAAGCTGCATCACCTTGTCGACGACAAGATGCACGCGCGCTCGACCGGGCCGTACTCGCTCGTCACACAGCAGCCGCTCGGCGGCAAGGCGCAGTTCGGTGGCCAGCGGTTCGGGGAAATGGAAGTGTGGGCGCTCGAAGCGTACGGCGCCGCCTACACGCTGCAGGAAATGCTGACTGTGAAGTCCGACGACGTCACCGGCCGGACGAAGGTGTACGAAAGCATCGTCAAGGGCGAACACAAGATCGATGCGGGCATGCCCGAATCCTTCAACGTGCTGGTGAAGGAAATCCGCTCGCTCGCGATCGACATCGATCTGGACACGTACTGA